AAAACATGGGATTCTTTTTACGTGAAAACCTTAAGTTGTCGGAACAAGAAACTGAGCAGAGAGTTCAGGAGCAGATTGCTTTTGCAGGACTCGAAGGGTACGAAGACGCCCTGCCGGAAAACCTGAGCGGTGGAATGAAAAAAAGGGTTGCCATCGGTAGAGCGCTTATTTTCAATCCCGCCATGATATTGTTTGATGAACCGACGGCAGGACTCGATCCGGTCAGTTCAAAAAAAATTCTCGGCCTGATCAGCTCCCTGAGGCAAAAAAACAACCTTGGTGCTGTTATCGTCACTCATATTATCGATGATGTTTTTCAGGTTGCAGACAATGTCGCCGTTCTCTACAAGGGCGAAATCATTTTTGATGACGACACGGAAAAACTGCACGATTCGACACATCCGTTCATACAATCGATCCTCTCGGACAAGATACTCGAACAATAATTTTCAATAACCGTTTGTAATGAGAAACCCTAATACACTGAAATGGAGCGACCTTAAAACCGGTATTTTCTTTGTAATCGGCCTTGGTCTTGCTGCCTATATCGGCCTCGTTGTCGGAAAGAACTCGAGTCTTTTCA
This is a stretch of genomic DNA from Prosthecochloris marina. It encodes these proteins:
- a CDS encoding ABC transporter ATP-binding protein, which translates into the protein MIELQDVTLRYGNREILNKVSLTIEDNKIKAVLGPSGVGKSTILKLILGLIKPNSGRILIDGVDITLLKESKMYPIRRKMGIVFQGNALFDSMTISENMGFFLRENLKLSEQETEQRVQEQIAFAGLEGYEDALPENLSGGMKKRVAIGRALIFNPAMILFDEPTAGLDPVSSKKILGLISSLRQKNNLGAVIVTHIIDDVFQVADNVAVLYKGEIIFDDDTEKLHDSTHPFIQSILSDKILEQ